A single window of Zea mays cultivar B73 chromosome 10, Zm-B73-REFERENCE-NAM-5.0, whole genome shotgun sequence DNA harbors:
- the LOC103642702 gene encoding uncharacterized protein, with the protein MCGRPSRRPCRSDSFSSSSATAAAAPSVPSGKTSKSEAVSQLLAHVKLLPRRRAAAMAALDAGLPAEAVRHFTKILEARHGVLPHPFAAACLVGRAAAFQAGGRPADAIADCNRSLALDLAYIPALRAHADLLQSVGAVADCLRDLDHLKLLYDATLRDGKLPGPRWWPQGGVRYCEIAGAYRKLTARIQGLRGRVAAGEACNIDYYLLLGVRRGCPRSELERAHLLLSLKLKPDRAVVFGERLELMDEHRDLEAVRDQACMSALLLYRMLQKGYSFIMSAVLDEEAAERQRAKDAAAAAAALAAKQEAATQEPPQPMPGKSKNTESGRPRSPPGRGAPSRRSARRGKLDRPGRAALGERSARRCCKKRNAKPSVRNITVPKSSPATAGNVSARELGLTCGPHMSAPW; encoded by the exons aTGTGTGGACGTCCGAGCCGGCGGCCGTGCAGGAGCGACAGCTTCTCGTCGTCGTCCGCCACCGCTGCCGCGGCTCCCTCCGTCCCGTCCGGCAAAACATCCAAGTCGGAGGCCGTGTCCCAGCTCCTGGCGCACGTGAAGCTCCTGCCCCGGCGCCGCGCGGCTGCCATGGCGGCGCTGGACGCCGGCCTCCCTGCCGAGGCCGTGCGCCATTTCACCAAGATCCTGGAGGCGCGGCACGGCGTGCTGCCGCACCCGTTCGCCGCCGCCTGCCTcgtgggccgcgccgccgcgttcCAGGCCGGTGGTCGTCCAGCCGACGCCATCGCGGACTGCAACCGCTCGCTGGCTCTGGATCTTGCCTACATTCCGGCGCTCCGTGCCCACGCCGACCTCCTCCAGTCCGTGGGCGCGGTCGCCGACTGCCTCCGTGACCTCGACCACCTGAAGCTCCTGTACGACGCCACGCTACGGGACGGCAAGCTCCCGGGGCCACGGTGGTGGCCGCAGGGCGGAGTGCGGTACTGCGAGATCGCCGGCGCGTATCGCAAGCTGACGGCCCGCATCCAGGGGCTGCGCGGCCGTGTCGCCGCCGGCGAGGCGTGCAACATCGACTACTACCTGCTGCTGGGCGTGCGGCGCGGGTGCCCGCGCTCGGAGCTGGAGCGCGCACACCTGCTGCTATCCCTGAAGCTCAAGCCCGACCGCGCGGTGGTGTTCGGGGAGCGCCTGGAGCTCATGGACGAGCACCGCGACCTCGAGGCGGTGCGCGACCAGGCGTGCATGTCCGCGCTGCTGCTGTACAGGATGCTGCAGAAGGGTTACTCGTTCATCATGTCAGCCGTTCTGGACGAGGAGGCCGCCGAGAGGCAGAGGGCAAAGGACGCCGCCGCGGCGGCGGCCGCGCTGGCGGCCAAGCAGGAAGCCGCGACGCAGGAGCCACCACAGCCGATGCCCGGGAAATCCAAGAACACCGAGAGCGGCCGTCCAAGAAGCCCGCCAGGCCGAGGAGCGCCGTCGAGGAGGAGCGCTCGTCGGGGAAAGCTGGATCGCCCAGGGAGAGCAGCGCTCGGGGAGAGGAGCGCCCGTAGATGTTGTAAGAAACGGAATGCC AAGCCCAGTGTTCGGAATATCACGGTTCCAAAAAGCTCACCAGCGACCGCGGGTAATGTGAGTGCGCGCGAACTAGGGCTGACATGCGGGCCCCACATGTCGGCGCCGTGGTGA